The following are encoded in a window of Candidatus Stygibacter australis genomic DNA:
- a CDS encoding T9SS type A sorting domain-containing protein, with the protein MKKFFIICILLVFALSAFAERMPIKTKDGTPDFSVNAVANTPPVTRDAPDWEWDIPPQPLLTNYADYFQAYSALPIALQPDEHGGGIYIVYRVKDQAGNSEVNYTYIDANGNVLASAGLGEVGYYCDAEVDQQTGDVFATWHAAMPSTPETMDCFVTYDLYHIIQGHGLWKDPVITVIDSDDPPFPDPTDDDEFIWPELQIGPSPVAGKQRIYAVATNANPSDGTETLPSENPIICYADFDADDLSMQSDLDWTYRSITTFDNWNAEEPMWYRAFKSWTVIDNKVIFAGYRLSNVDYDPDDMFCFVNENYGEGEFVEYYEEMQIEEDNPTWIDSVSGDLHYLYSDLATSPTEPYPAVYQTFINSGRFNLYPSEEGNSVSWGGSLGILFDIDATQLSMYRPLWYQIYPKVFRFDLNTHEFSFTDVYPAGANPNDGIPMKPWDLDEDGEYDETYDDRSPMWAMDWPIFHFDEDSGFYYNQYYLTSNPENGWMAYVWVDGLNAKEANEGTAGFESWVAKPEIAICVSEDWGMNWSDPIFMNANSESDNYVTELDGMIPCFVYPGDKIEEADNGDMILHLFFLDDNDYGSFHSQTQGLNNGSTFEYASIRITYSDNGNAEIVSNNLSARNYPNPFNPETKIAFNLDQSSNVRIDVYNIKGQKVETIADEHFDSGQHDLVWNAEDAPSGVYFYRIITDQESATGKMILLK; encoded by the coding sequence ATGAAGAAATTCTTCATAATCTGCATTTTATTGGTATTTGCCCTAAGCGCCTTTGCTGAAAGAATGCCCATCAAAACCAAAGATGGGACACCTGACTTTTCAGTTAATGCCGTAGCAAATACTCCACCCGTAACCCGAGACGCTCCAGATTGGGAATGGGATATTCCCCCACAACCCCTACTGACAAATTACGCTGATTATTTCCAGGCATATAGTGCCTTACCAATTGCTTTGCAGCCTGATGAACACGGTGGCGGAATTTATATTGTTTACCGTGTGAAAGATCAGGCAGGAAATAGCGAAGTAAATTACACCTATATTGATGCCAATGGAAATGTGCTGGCATCAGCAGGACTTGGCGAAGTTGGCTATTACTGCGATGCGGAAGTGGATCAGCAGACTGGAGATGTGTTTGCCACCTGGCATGCAGCAATGCCTTCAACCCCGGAAACAATGGATTGCTTTGTTACTTATGATCTTTATCATATTATTCAGGGTCATGGATTATGGAAAGATCCAGTGATCACAGTGATAGATTCAGATGATCCGCCTTTCCCTGATCCCACTGATGATGATGAATTTATCTGGCCTGAATTACAGATTGGACCATCACCTGTAGCTGGTAAGCAGAGGATTTATGCTGTAGCTACAAATGCTAATCCATCTGATGGAACTGAGACATTACCATCAGAAAATCCAATTATCTGTTATGCAGATTTTGATGCTGATGATCTATCCATGCAGAGCGATCTGGATTGGACTTATCGCTCAATTACAACATTTGACAATTGGAATGCTGAAGAACCCATGTGGTATCGAGCTTTCAAATCCTGGACAGTAATCGATAACAAGGTCATATTTGCCGGATACCGTTTATCTAATGTAGATTATGATCCTGATGATATGTTTTGCTTTGTAAATGAGAATTATGGCGAAGGTGAATTTGTGGAATATTATGAGGAGATGCAGATAGAAGAGGATAATCCTACCTGGATAGATTCAGTTTCTGGGGATCTCCACTACCTGTATTCCGATTTAGCTACTTCTCCCACAGAACCATATCCGGCAGTATATCAGACATTTATCAATTCTGGAAGATTTAATCTATATCCTTCAGAAGAAGGTAATTCTGTTTCCTGGGGTGGTTCATTAGGTATTCTTTTTGATATTGATGCTACCCAACTTAGTATGTATCGTCCTCTCTGGTATCAAATTTATCCCAAAGTCTTCAGATTTGATCTTAATACTCATGAATTCAGCTTTACTGATGTATATCCAGCGGGAGCCAATCCCAATGATGGAATACCGATGAAGCCCTGGGATCTGGATGAAGATGGTGAATATGATGAGACTTATGATGATAGAAGCCCTATGTGGGCAATGGACTGGCCGATCTTCCATTTTGATGAAGATAGCGGATTCTATTATAATCAATATTATTTGACCAGCAATCCTGAAAATGGCTGGATGGCTTATGTTTGGGTAGATGGTTTGAATGCCAAGGAAGCAAATGAAGGAACTGCAGGATTTGAATCCTGGGTTGCCAAACCTGAAATTGCCATCTGCGTTTCAGAAGATTGGGGAATGAACTGGAGCGATCCCATCTTTATGAATGCAAATTCTGAAAGTGACAATTATGTAACAGAACTTGATGGCATGATCCCCTGCTTTGTATATCCTGGAGATAAGATCGAAGAAGCTGATAATGGAGATATGATATTGCACTTATTCTTCCTTGATGATAATGATTATGGCTCATTCCACAGTCAGACTCAGGGTCTTAATAATGGTTCTACTTTCGAGTATGCTTCCATCAGGATCACCTATTCTGATAATGGTAATGCCGAAATAGTCTCTAATAATCTCTCAGCAAGGAATTATCCTAATCCCTTCAATCCTGAGACAAAAATTGCTTTCAATCTTGATCAATCTTCTAATGTAAGAATTGATGTTTATAATATCAAGGGACAGAAAGTAGAAACTATTGCCGATGAACATTTCGATTCGGGACAGCATGATCTGGTCTGGAATGCGGAAGATGCTCCATCCGGAGTATATTTCTATCGCATTATTACTGATCAGGAATCTGCTACCGGCAAAATGATCTTACTCAAATAG
- a CDS encoding ABC transporter substrate-binding protein: MKYFMIIICCLILTACGTQQTDKLVIGLIKPSMNHLPVQYALDNISGEQKNYQFEYFHSGWETNEALVAGRIDLAIMPFTYAWMDVSQDKKVKIISFLERESDGIIAAKKFAKLQDLAEAKMGILKNSTLEIIPEMVFERQGLSMPEMVPFRTPMDMAAALQSGEVDAISYYVPSIFNLADRFQIVDWYSNTFPAHPCCDLVASDKALKSKAAQVRAFVKLLDDTIALMKDNPQNTFRIAQQRFGLSEQIVSQSLAHTQYMMGLEASGKDFEVEAAELMLLKGYLARKTFVDEVYHQIQP, translated from the coding sequence ATGAAATATTTTATGATCATTATCTGCTGTTTGATCCTTACTGCTTGCGGAACTCAGCAGACAGATAAACTTGTGATAGGTTTGATAAAGCCTTCCATGAATCATCTTCCAGTGCAATATGCTCTTGATAATATTTCTGGAGAGCAAAAAAATTACCAGTTTGAGTATTTTCATTCTGGTTGGGAGACTAATGAAGCGCTGGTTGCCGGCAGGATAGATCTAGCAATTATGCCATTCACTTATGCCTGGATGGATGTTTCTCAAGATAAAAAAGTGAAGATCATCTCATTCCTGGAGCGGGAAAGTGATGGGATCATAGCTGCTAAGAAATTTGCAAAATTACAGGATCTGGCTGAGGCAAAAATGGGAATATTGAAAAATTCAACTTTGGAGATCATTCCGGAAATGGTTTTTGAGAGGCAGGGATTATCAATGCCTGAGATGGTGCCATTCAGGACACCAATGGACATGGCTGCTGCTTTACAAAGTGGGGAAGTGGATGCTATCAGCTATTATGTACCTTCTATATTTAATCTGGCAGACAGGTTTCAGATAGTTGACTGGTATAGTAACACATTTCCAGCCCATCCTTGCTGTGATCTGGTGGCTTCAGACAAGGCATTGAAATCTAAAGCTGCTCAGGTGAGGGCATTTGTGAAGCTGCTGGATGATACTATTGCTTTGATGAAGGATAATCCTCAAAATACGTTTCGCATTGCTCAACAACGCTTTGGTTTATCAGAGCAAATCGTCAGTCAGTCGCTTGCTCACACGCAATATATGATGGGTCTGGAAGCATCAGGAAAAGATTTTGAGGTAGAGGCAGCAGAACTTATGCTATTAAAAGGTTATCTGGCAAGGAAGACTTTTGTAGATGAAGTATATCATCAGATTCAGCCTTAG
- a CDS encoding DUF255 domain-containing protein yields the protein MIDIERNNLGASTSPYLRQHADNPVHWQEWTPKVLEYAREHNKPLLVSVGYATCHWCHVMAQEAFSDDQIASYLNSNFVNIKVDREQRPDIDNYLMSYIQATGGHGGWPLNAFLTPEQKPFFAATYLPVKAKFNLPPLLTILQRLIGHFKEHGKDIPDYYPQAFQQQASSEKEIIANLKRHLSHSQGAQFPAHSSLLFLLSYFETYPDIELKKLLQIWLDNMAQKGLHDHLQGGFYRYCVDDKWTIPHFEKMLYDQAMHLWVYSLAYKVLKIENYKTIAKKIVNCLEQSFEGDGLYYSAHDADTDHQEGMTYLWTNDELKTVLTQEELADFSRIYELQENFEGKIHLLKKQNNFLSEIENKLLQVRKKRQQPFLDNKLLTSWNALTGIALLQAGRWLGEEKLILKAATLFEHLLARHYKKGKLFHSSNEGILQKNEFLEDHAAVLLLATYLQEETGNYREQIIKLRDSLKGFNQDGWKSNRSEDFITIPADSFDHPSPSSVSMAEAALLRTALLLEEDYTPREYRQPFINDFHNLMAFVSQDNWHIIHSPIKIDSQKLPANSLIIKSSHFQDCFQGTCREFSSLEDFLTAKSAK from the coding sequence GTCATGTTATGGCTCAGGAAGCTTTTTCTGATGACCAGATAGCCAGTTATCTCAATTCTAATTTCGTTAATATCAAGGTAGATCGTGAACAGCGACCGGATATAGACAACTATTTGATGTCTTATATCCAGGCAACTGGCGGTCACGGTGGCTGGCCCCTGAATGCCTTTTTAACACCTGAGCAAAAGCCGTTCTTTGCTGCAACATATCTACCTGTTAAAGCAAAATTTAATCTGCCGCCTCTTCTTACTATTTTGCAGAGACTGATAGGGCATTTCAAGGAACATGGTAAGGATATTCCCGACTATTATCCTCAAGCTTTTCAGCAGCAGGCAAGCAGCGAAAAAGAGATCATCGCTAACTTGAAGCGGCATCTAAGCCATTCCCAGGGAGCTCAGTTTCCTGCCCATAGCAGTCTGCTTTTTCTGCTTAGTTACTTTGAAACATATCCTGATATAGAGCTTAAAAAACTGCTGCAAATCTGGCTTGATAATATGGCCCAAAAGGGGCTGCACGATCATTTGCAAGGTGGTTTTTACCGCTACTGCGTAGATGACAAATGGACAATTCCGCACTTTGAAAAGATGCTTTATGATCAGGCTATGCACCTCTGGGTATATAGTCTTGCCTATAAAGTACTTAAAATAGAAAATTATAAGACAATCGCTAAAAAAATAGTGAACTGCCTGGAACAAAGTTTTGAAGGTGATGGACTATACTATTCTGCTCATGATGCAGATACCGACCATCAGGAAGGGATGACTTATCTGTGGACAAATGACGAACTGAAAACGGTATTAACTCAAGAAGAACTAGCAGACTTTTCCCGGATATATGAATTGCAGGAAAATTTCGAGGGCAAAATCCACCTGCTGAAAAAGCAAAACAACTTCCTGTCTGAAATAGAAAATAAGCTTTTGCAGGTCAGAAAGAAACGCCAGCAGCCCTTTTTGGATAATAAACTACTGACCAGCTGGAATGCTTTGACAGGAATAGCATTGCTGCAGGCAGGTCGCTGGCTGGGTGAAGAGAAGCTAATTCTGAAAGCAGCAACACTATTTGAACATTTGCTTGCCAGACACTATAAAAAAGGTAAACTCTTTCACAGCTCTAATGAAGGGATTTTGCAAAAGAATGAATTTCTGGAGGACCATGCAGCTGTTTTACTGCTTGCGACTTATCTGCAGGAAGAAACGGGTAATTACCGGGAGCAGATTATCAAGCTCAGAGACAGCCTGAAAGGGTTTAATCAGGATGGATGGAAAAGCAATCGCAGCGAAGATTTTATTACCATACCCGCGGACAGTTTTGATCATCCATCACCTTCGAGTGTGTCAATGGCAGAAGCAGCTTTATTGCGTACTGCTCTACTTTTAGAAGAGGATTATACCCCCAGGGAATATCGACAGCCTTTTATCAATGATTTTCATAATCTGATGGCATTCGTTTCCCAGGACAACTGGCATATCATCCATTCTCCCATCAAAATTGACTCGCAGAAATTACCGGCTAATTCCCTGATCATTAAAAGCTCTCATTTTCAGGACTGCTTTCAGGGTACGTGCAGAGAATTTTCCAGCCTGGAAGATTTTTTAACCGCTAAAAGCGCTAAATGA
- a CDS encoding ABC transporter permease subunit, with protein MKYIIRFSLSLLFLLLIVAGLLFSLEISVHDIFQLKINWHEMSSDFVYSFLRVTLTAIFAWIVAIIIGKLLYSFSWLKIIALPALNFIRHISPYAWLPVAIIWFGLGETPAAAIMFTALFFPAVIMTTELYEQVQTEYREEAEMCGATGWQVFSLVEIPLLRVEFINLFRILWGLGWTTVIAVEMLGVKQGLGFRLLDFRYLLQYENMVFYLLLMGAAGIIIDHLLLCWVRNIQGR; from the coding sequence ATGAAGTATATCATCAGATTCAGCCTTAGTCTGCTTTTTTTGCTGTTGATCGTGGCTGGATTATTATTCAGCCTGGAGATTTCAGTGCATGATATATTTCAGCTTAAGATCAACTGGCATGAAATGTCATCGGATTTTGTATATTCCTTTTTAAGGGTAACTCTTACGGCAATATTTGCCTGGATTGTAGCTATTATTATTGGTAAGCTGCTATATTCTTTTTCATGGCTTAAGATCATTGCTTTACCAGCTTTAAATTTTATCAGACATATTTCACCATATGCCTGGCTGCCTGTAGCAATTATCTGGTTTGGGTTAGGAGAAACCCCTGCTGCGGCAATAATGTTCACTGCTTTATTTTTCCCGGCAGTTATCATGACCACGGAGCTTTATGAGCAGGTGCAAACAGAATATCGTGAAGAAGCAGAGATGTGTGGGGCAACTGGTTGGCAGGTTTTTAGTTTAGTGGAAATTCCGTTACTGAGAGTAGAGTTTATAAATTTGTTTAGGATACTTTGGGGTTTAGGCTGGACAACCGTGATCGCAGTAGAAATGCTCGGTGTTAAACAAGGTCTGGGTTTTCGGCTGCTGGATTTCAGGTATTTGCTGCAGTATGAGAATATGGTGTTTTATCTATTGTTGATGGGAGCTGCCGGGATTATAATCGATCATCTGCTGCTGTGCTGGGTGAGGAATATCCAGGGGAGATAA